The sequence TAGCACTTAATGCTGTCAAAATTCCTGCTTCCTACTGAGAATCCGGGAATTAAAATTGCCTCAAGCGAGGAAATTTTCTGCAAATCATCCTTTGCGATTTTCAGGTTAAGGGTCCCTAAGTAAGTTGAAAATCCCAGGTATTTCCTGAATCTTTCCTTGTATTCAGGCATGTTCATGTAGTTTCCTGCCTCACCTAATCCGGAGAACACTGTTCCTGTGATTTCAAAGTGCTTCATTTAATAAGCCTCCTCCAGTAGTAGATGCACTCCTGGGCATATCCTGCGTACCTTCCAAAATATTCCCTCCCAAATTCCTCTGCCTTTTTGCTTGTTATGTTTTCATTGGGAAAATACATCTCCTGAACTGCACGCCTTATCCACACATCTGTTGGAAATGCTTCTGTAAAGCCAAGCGAAAACAGGAGAATGCAGTCTGCAATCTTGCTTCCTATGCCCGGAAGCCTGACAAGCTCTGATTTTGCATTTTCATACTTCATTTTTTTAAGCCTGCTGAAGAATTTCTCAAATTCCAAATCAGGATTTCCTGAACCTGAAACAGAGCATATAACATTGATGATATCAGGATAAAATTTTGAGCGGAAGCCAAGCCCGCAGCATCTCAATTCCCTTTCAATATTTTTGCATTTCAAAAACTCGCTTGGCTTTGGAAAGGAGTATGACTCATAATCTCCTAATGCAATCCTTTTCCCAAAACTTCTTGAGATTGAGTTCATGTTCTTCTTTATCCTGGGAATGTTGGATGCTGAGGATGCAATGTAGCTTATCATGCACTCAAAAGGGGGCTGATTTATCAGGTGAAGCCCTGATGCGCTCTTTACAGCAGCCCTTATCTTATCGTCCTTTTCTATGCTTCTTCTCATCCTGCCTGAATCAGAGGAAAGGGTAAAATAATTCTTTATGAAATCCTTACCAATTGGCTTTGAGCATTCATATTCAAGCAGGTTTCCCCTCTGCCTAGCTTTAAGGATAAATTCTCCTATTGTGATGTAATACCATCTGTCTATAAAGTCCCACCTGAAGATTTGCCCGCACTCAACTGCCTTCTTCAGGTCAAAATCTGAAACAGATATCTTTTCTATGCTTCCCATTATTCCGTGCTATTGATTTCCTGCTTATTAATTTTTTCAGGTTTTATTGCTTCTGTTGCTTGTTTTACTGTTTTTATTCAATAAATATAAATAATAAATGCCAGGAACATTGCTCTTGGTGGTTTTATGACAGAAATGCTTTATCTTTCAGACTGCTATGCCAAAGAATTTGATGCAGGCGTAATTTCAGCAGAGGGAAATCTTGTTGTTCTTGACAAAACTTTCTTCTATCCTGAATCAGGCGGGCAGCCTGCAGACCGTGGCGAGATTTCCTTTGAAGGGAAATCCGCAAAGGTTGTCATGGTCAGGAAAGATTCAGGAAGCATAATACATGAGATTGACAAAAATGCTTCTGAACTGGGAATATCAAATGGCGCTGTTGTGCACTGCTCAATTGACTGGGAAAGAAGGTATGCCTTTATGCGATACCATACTGCGTGCCATGTGCTTTCCTCAGTCATCACAAAAGAGGAGCCCCTGACTGAAATTACAGGAAACCAGATCGGGCTTGACAAGACTCGCGTTGATTTTTCCCTTGAAAATTTTGACAAGGAGAAAATCAGGCATTACGAGGAAGAAGCAAACAGGATAATAAGTGAAGGGCATATTGTAACAATAAGGTTCCTTCCAAGGGAAGAGGCATTCAAGATTCCCGGGCTTGTGAAATTAAGGAAGATGCTTCCAGAATCCCTTCAGGTTATAAGGGTTGTTGCAATTGAAGGAATTGATGAGCAGGCGTGCGGCGGAACACATTTGAAGAATGTTTCTGAAATCAGGGGAATAGAAATCATCGGGACAGAAAACAAGGGCAAGAGCAACAGGAGAATTTACTTCAGGCTTAAGGAATGATTTTTGTTTTATATACTGGCTCAATGCTCTCAATTTCCTGGCTTTTTTTCAGTTCATCTATCTTTTCCATTCCTTTTTCATAATCATCAATCCTTATGTGGTATATTCCAGTAACATACCTGTGCCTTAT is a genomic window of Candidatus Woesearchaeota archaeon containing:
- a CDS encoding DUF120 domain-containing protein, with amino-acid sequence MKHFEITGTVFSGLGEAGNYMNMPEYKERFRKYLGFSTYLGTLNLKIAKDDLQKISSLEAILIPGFSVGSRNFDSIKC
- the alaXM gene encoding alanyl-tRNA editing protein AlaXM, translated to MTEMLYLSDCYAKEFDAGVISAEGNLVVLDKTFFYPESGGQPADRGEISFEGKSAKVVMVRKDSGSIIHEIDKNASELGISNGAVVHCSIDWERRYAFMRYHTACHVLSSVITKEEPLTEITGNQIGLDKTRVDFSLENFDKEKIRHYEEEANRIISEGHIVTIRFLPREEAFKIPGLVKLRKMLPESLQVIRVVAIEGIDEQACGGTHLKNVSEIRGIEIIGTENKGKSNRRIYFRLKE